From one Triticum aestivum cultivar Chinese Spring chromosome 4B, IWGSC CS RefSeq v2.1, whole genome shotgun sequence genomic stretch:
- the LOC123093456 gene encoding calmodulin-binding transcription activator 3 isoform X3 — protein sequence MAEGRRYGIAPQLDMEQILKEAQTRWLRPTEICEILKNYRNFRIAPEPPNMPASGSLFLFDRKVLRFFRKDGHNWRKKKDGKTVKEAHERLKSGSIDVLHCYYAHGEENINFQRRSYWMLEEDYMHIVLVHYLEVKAGKSSSRTRGHDNMLQGAYVDSPLSHLPSQSTDGESSLSGRASEYEAESADIYSGGAGYHSISRMQQHENGGGSIIDASVVSSYSPASSVGNHQGLRATSPNTGFYSHYQDNSPVIHNESTLGITFNGPSTQFDLSSWNEMTKLNKGIHQLPPYQSHVPSEQPPFTEGPGIESFSFDEVYSNGLDIKDGGHADTDREALWQLPSAIDGRTTEFQLPSATDSTFATVDSFEQNNKLLEEAINFPVLKTQSSNLSDILKDSFKKSDSFTRWMSKELAEVDDSQVKSSSGLYWNSEDADNIIGASSRDQLDQFTLDPMVAQDQLFSITEYFPSWTYAGSKTRVLVTGRFLTSDEVIKLKWSCMFGEVEVPADILADGTLRCYSPSHKPGRVPFYVTCSNRLACSEVREFEYRPSDSQYMDAPSPHGATNKIYLQARLDELLSLGQDEQDEFQAALSNPTKELIDLNKKITSLMTNNDQWSELLKFADDNQLAPDDRQDQFVESGMKEKLHIWLLRKAGGGGKGPSVLDDEGQGVLHLAAALGYDWAIRPTITAGVSINFRDVHGWTALHWAAFCGRERTVVALIALGAAPGALTDPRPDFPSGRTPADLASFNGHKGISGFLAEFSLTSHLQTLNLKEAMGSNASEVSGLPGIGDVTGRIASPSAGQGLQAGSMGDSLGAVRNAAQAAARIYQVFRVQSFQRKQAVQYEDDNGVISDERAMSLLSYKPSKPGQFDPMHAAATRIQNKFRGWKGRKEFLLIRQRIVKIQAHVRGHQVRKHYRKIIWSVGIVEKVILRWRRRGAGLRGFRSTEGATDSSTRSSSVDVTPVKPAEDDYNFLQEGRKQTEERLQRALARVKSMVQYPEARDQYQRILTVVTKMQESQPVEESMLEESTEMDEGFLMSEFKELWDDDMPPLPGYF from the exons ATGGCCGAGGGCCGGCGCTACGGGATCGCGCCGCAGCTGG ACATGGAGCAGATACTGAAGGAGGCTCAGACCCGATGGTTACGCCCTACTGAGATTTGCGAAATACTTAAGAATTACAGGAATTTCCGTATAGCTCCAGAGCCGCCAAATATGCCTGCAA GCGGTTCACTTTTCTTGTTTGATCGGAAGGTATTGAGATTTTTTAGGAAGGATGGCCATAATTGGAGGAAGAAAAAGGATGGAAAGACCGTCAAAGAAGCCCATGAAAGATTAAAA TCTGGAAGCATCGATGTGCTTCATTGCTACTATGCTCATGGGGAAGAGAATATAAACTTCCAGAGGAGGAGCTATTGGATGCTGGAAGA GGACTATATGCACATTGTCCTTGTACATTATCTCGAAGTCAAG GCTGGAAAATCAAGTTCTCGTACTAGGGGGCATGATAACATGCTACAAGGGGCCTATGTTGATAGCCCTTTAAGCCACTTGCCTTCACAAAGTACAGACGGTGAAAGCTCACTTAGCGGACGCGCCTCCGAATATGAGGCAGAATCAG CAGATATTTATTCGGGAGGAGCCGGATACCACTCTATCTCTCGGATGCAGCAGCATGAAAATGGAGGTGGATCCATAATTGATGCTTCTGTTGTCAGCTCATACAGTCCTGCATCGTCTGTAG GTAATCATCAAGGATTACGGGCGACATCACCTAATACAGGCTTCTATTCTCATTATCAAGATAACTCACCTGTGATTCATAACGAGTCCACTCTTGGAATTACATTCAATGGGCCCAGTACTCAATTTGATCTGTCATCATGGAATGAAATGACGAAACTGAATAAAGGGATCCATCAATTGCCTCCATACCAGTCTCATGTTCCTTCTGAACAGCCTCCTTTTACAGAAGGCCCTGGAATAGAATCTTTCAGTTTTGATGAAGTATATAGCAATGGGCTGGATATCAAGGATGGTGGTCATGCAGACACTGATAGAGAAGCACTGTGGCAG CTTCCAAGTGCTATTGATGGCAGGACTACTGAATTTCAGCTTCCAAGTGCTACTGATAGTACATTTGCTACAGTGGACAGTTTTGAACAAAACAATAAACTTTTGGAGGAAGCCATTAATTTCCCCGTCCTGAAAACTCAATCATCTAATCTTTCTGATATCCTGAAGGACAGCTTTAAGAAAAGTGATAGTTTTACTAGATGGATGAGCAAAGAACTTGCTGAAGTAGATGATTCCCAAGTTAAGTCCAGTTCTGGATTGTACTGGAACAGTGAAGATGCTGACAATATCATTGGAGCATCGAGCCGTGATCAGTTGGATCAGTTTACTCTGGACCCAATGGTTGCACAAGATCAGCTGTTTAGTATAACTGAATATTTTCCAAGCTGGACATACGCAGGTTCAAAGACTAGG GTTCTTGTTACTGGTAGATTCCTAACTTCTGACGAAGTTATAAAGCTCAAGTGGTCGTGTATGTTTGGAGAAGTCGAAGTTCCAGCAGATATTTTAGCAGACGGAACTCTCAGGTGTTATTCTCCCTCGCACAAACCTGGCAGGGTCCCTTTTTATGTGACTTGCTCCAACAGGTTAGCCTGCAGTGAAGTACGAGAGTTTGAATATCGACCAAGTGATTCTCAATACATGGATGCTCCAAGTCCACATGGTGCTACAAACAAAATATATCTCCAGGCGCGTCTCGATGAATTATTGTCTTTGGGACAAGATGAGCAAGATGAGTTCCAGGCAGCTTTATCTAACCCCACAAAGGAGTTGATTGATTTGAACAAGAAGATAACCTCATTGATGACAAACAATGATCAGTGGTCTGAATTGCTAAAGTTCGCTGATGATAATCAGCTTGCCCCTGATGATAGGCAGGATCAGTTTGTTGAAAGCGGTATGAAAGAAAAGCTGCATATCTGGCTTCTCCGTAAAGCAGGAGGTGGTGGCAAAGGTCCCAGTGTGTTAGATGATGAAGGGCAGGGCGTTCTTCATCTGGCAGCTGCTCTAGGATATGACTGGGCGATAAGGCCAACAATAACTGCTGGTGTAAGCATAAATTTCAGAGATGTTCATGGGTGGACTGCACTTCACTGGGCAGCATTTTGTGGCAG AGAGCGAACAGTTGTTGCTCTTATAGCATTAGGTGCGGCTCCTGGAGCTTTGACGGATCCAAGGCCTGATTTCCCTTCAGGACGCACACCAGCTGATCTTGCGTCGTTCAATGGGCACAAGGGAATTTCTGGTTTCCTGGCAGAGTTTTCTTTAACAAGCCATCTTCAAACCCTCAACCTGAAGGAAGCCATGGGGAGCAATGCATCAGAGGTATCTGGTCTACCTGGTATTGGAGATGTTACCGGAAGAATTGCTTCACCATCGGCAGGTCAAGGTCTTCAGGCTGGATCGATGGGAGATTCACTAGGTGCTGTGCGGAATGCTGCCCAAGCTGCTGCTCGGATATATCAAGTTTTCAGGGTGCAGTCCTTCCAGAGAAAGCAAGCAGTTCAGTATGAGGATGACAATGGTGTGATATCAGATGAACGTGCCATGTCACTCTTGTCTTATAAACCATCTAAACCAGGGCAATTCGATCCCATGCATGCTGCTGCAACTCGAATACAAAACAAATTCCGTGGATGGAAGGGAAGAAAAGAATTTCTGCTTATTAGACAGCGAATTGTCAAGATCCAG GCTCATGTGCGAGGTCACCAAGTGAGAAAGCATTATCGCAAAATAATTTGGTCTGTCGGGATAGTGGAGAAGGTTATATTGCGATGGAGGCGGCGAGGAGCTGGGTTACGCGGGTTTCGGTCTACAGAAGGTGCAACAGACAGCAGCACTAGGAGCAGCAGTGTCGATGTAACCCCAGTTAAACCCGCAGAGGATGATTATAACTTCTTGCAAGAAGGACGGAAGCAAACTGAAGAAAGACTGCAGAGAGCTCTTGCCAGAGTGAAGTCCATGGTTCAGTACCCCGAAGCCCGGGACCAATATCAGAGGATTCTGACTGTCGTAACAAAAATGCAGGAATCCCAG CCTGTGGAAGAAAGTATGCTTGAGGAGTCGACGGAGATGGATGAAGGCTTTTTGATGAGTGAATTCAAAGAGCTCTGGGACGATGACATGCCGCCGTTGCCTGGCTATTTCTAG
- the LOC123093456 gene encoding calmodulin-binding transcription activator 3 isoform X2: MAEGRRYGIAPQLDMEQILKEAQTRWLRPTEICEILKNYRNFRIAPEPPNMPASGSLFLFDRKVLRFFRKDGHNWRKKKDGKTVKEAHERLKSGSIDVLHCYYAHGEENINFQRRSYWMLEEDYMHIVLVHYLEVKAGKSSSRTRGHDNMLQGAYVDSPLSHLPSQSTDGESSLSGRASEYEAESDIYSGGAGYHSISRMQQHENGGGSIIDASVVSSYSPASSVGNHQGLRATSPNTGFYSHYQDNSPVIHNESTLGITFNGPSTQFDLSSWNEMTKLNKGIHQLPPYQSHVPSEQPPFTEGPGIESFSFDEVYSNGLDIKDGGHADTDREALWQLPSANDGTTTEFLQLPSAIDGRTTEFQLPSATDSTFATVDSFEQNNKLLEEAINFPVLKTQSSNLSDILKDSFKKSDSFTRWMSKELAEVDDSQVKSSSGLYWNSEDADNIIGASSRDQLDQFTLDPMVAQDQLFSITEYFPSWTYAGSKTRVLVTGRFLTSDEVIKLKWSCMFGEVEVPADILADGTLRCYSPSHKPGRVPFYVTCSNRLACSEVREFEYRPSDSQYMDAPSPHGATNKIYLQARLDELLSLGQDEQDEFQAALSNPTKELIDLNKKITSLMTNNDQWSELLKFADDNQLAPDDRQDQFVESGMKEKLHIWLLRKAGGGGKGPSVLDDEGQGVLHLAAALGYDWAIRPTITAGVSINFRDVHGWTALHWAAFCGRERTVVALIALGAAPGALTDPRPDFPSGRTPADLASFNGHKGISGFLAEFSLTSHLQTLNLKEAMGSNASEVSGLPGIGDVTGRIASPSAGQGLQAGSMGDSLGAVRNAAQAAARIYQVFRVQSFQRKQAVQYEDDNGVISDERAMSLLSYKPSKPGQFDPMHAAATRIQNKFRGWKGRKEFLLIRQRIVKIQAHVRGHQVRKHYRKIIWSVGIVEKVILRWRRRGAGLRGFRSTEGATDSSTRSSSVDVTPVKPAEDDYNFLQEGRKQTEERLQRALARVKSMVQYPEARDQYQRILTVVTKMQESQPVEESMLEESTEMDEGFLMSEFKELWDDDMPPLPGYF; this comes from the exons ATGGCCGAGGGCCGGCGCTACGGGATCGCGCCGCAGCTGG ACATGGAGCAGATACTGAAGGAGGCTCAGACCCGATGGTTACGCCCTACTGAGATTTGCGAAATACTTAAGAATTACAGGAATTTCCGTATAGCTCCAGAGCCGCCAAATATGCCTGCAA GCGGTTCACTTTTCTTGTTTGATCGGAAGGTATTGAGATTTTTTAGGAAGGATGGCCATAATTGGAGGAAGAAAAAGGATGGAAAGACCGTCAAAGAAGCCCATGAAAGATTAAAA TCTGGAAGCATCGATGTGCTTCATTGCTACTATGCTCATGGGGAAGAGAATATAAACTTCCAGAGGAGGAGCTATTGGATGCTGGAAGA GGACTATATGCACATTGTCCTTGTACATTATCTCGAAGTCAAG GCTGGAAAATCAAGTTCTCGTACTAGGGGGCATGATAACATGCTACAAGGGGCCTATGTTGATAGCCCTTTAAGCCACTTGCCTTCACAAAGTACAGACGGTGAAAGCTCACTTAGCGGACGCGCCTCCGAATATGAGGCAGAATCAG ATATTTATTCGGGAGGAGCCGGATACCACTCTATCTCTCGGATGCAGCAGCATGAAAATGGAGGTGGATCCATAATTGATGCTTCTGTTGTCAGCTCATACAGTCCTGCATCGTCTGTAG GTAATCATCAAGGATTACGGGCGACATCACCTAATACAGGCTTCTATTCTCATTATCAAGATAACTCACCTGTGATTCATAACGAGTCCACTCTTGGAATTACATTCAATGGGCCCAGTACTCAATTTGATCTGTCATCATGGAATGAAATGACGAAACTGAATAAAGGGATCCATCAATTGCCTCCATACCAGTCTCATGTTCCTTCTGAACAGCCTCCTTTTACAGAAGGCCCTGGAATAGAATCTTTCAGTTTTGATGAAGTATATAGCAATGGGCTGGATATCAAGGATGGTGGTCATGCAGACACTGATAGAGAAGCACTGTGGCAG CTTCCAAGTGCTAATGATGGTACGACTACTGAATTTCTTCAGCTTCCAAGTGCTATTGATGGCAGGACTACTGAATTTCAGCTTCCAAGTGCTACTGATAGTACATTTGCTACAGTGGACAGTTTTGAACAAAACAATAAACTTTTGGAGGAAGCCATTAATTTCCCCGTCCTGAAAACTCAATCATCTAATCTTTCTGATATCCTGAAGGACAGCTTTAAGAAAAGTGATAGTTTTACTAGATGGATGAGCAAAGAACTTGCTGAAGTAGATGATTCCCAAGTTAAGTCCAGTTCTGGATTGTACTGGAACAGTGAAGATGCTGACAATATCATTGGAGCATCGAGCCGTGATCAGTTGGATCAGTTTACTCTGGACCCAATGGTTGCACAAGATCAGCTGTTTAGTATAACTGAATATTTTCCAAGCTGGACATACGCAGGTTCAAAGACTAGG GTTCTTGTTACTGGTAGATTCCTAACTTCTGACGAAGTTATAAAGCTCAAGTGGTCGTGTATGTTTGGAGAAGTCGAAGTTCCAGCAGATATTTTAGCAGACGGAACTCTCAGGTGTTATTCTCCCTCGCACAAACCTGGCAGGGTCCCTTTTTATGTGACTTGCTCCAACAGGTTAGCCTGCAGTGAAGTACGAGAGTTTGAATATCGACCAAGTGATTCTCAATACATGGATGCTCCAAGTCCACATGGTGCTACAAACAAAATATATCTCCAGGCGCGTCTCGATGAATTATTGTCTTTGGGACAAGATGAGCAAGATGAGTTCCAGGCAGCTTTATCTAACCCCACAAAGGAGTTGATTGATTTGAACAAGAAGATAACCTCATTGATGACAAACAATGATCAGTGGTCTGAATTGCTAAAGTTCGCTGATGATAATCAGCTTGCCCCTGATGATAGGCAGGATCAGTTTGTTGAAAGCGGTATGAAAGAAAAGCTGCATATCTGGCTTCTCCGTAAAGCAGGAGGTGGTGGCAAAGGTCCCAGTGTGTTAGATGATGAAGGGCAGGGCGTTCTTCATCTGGCAGCTGCTCTAGGATATGACTGGGCGATAAGGCCAACAATAACTGCTGGTGTAAGCATAAATTTCAGAGATGTTCATGGGTGGACTGCACTTCACTGGGCAGCATTTTGTGGCAG AGAGCGAACAGTTGTTGCTCTTATAGCATTAGGTGCGGCTCCTGGAGCTTTGACGGATCCAAGGCCTGATTTCCCTTCAGGACGCACACCAGCTGATCTTGCGTCGTTCAATGGGCACAAGGGAATTTCTGGTTTCCTGGCAGAGTTTTCTTTAACAAGCCATCTTCAAACCCTCAACCTGAAGGAAGCCATGGGGAGCAATGCATCAGAGGTATCTGGTCTACCTGGTATTGGAGATGTTACCGGAAGAATTGCTTCACCATCGGCAGGTCAAGGTCTTCAGGCTGGATCGATGGGAGATTCACTAGGTGCTGTGCGGAATGCTGCCCAAGCTGCTGCTCGGATATATCAAGTTTTCAGGGTGCAGTCCTTCCAGAGAAAGCAAGCAGTTCAGTATGAGGATGACAATGGTGTGATATCAGATGAACGTGCCATGTCACTCTTGTCTTATAAACCATCTAAACCAGGGCAATTCGATCCCATGCATGCTGCTGCAACTCGAATACAAAACAAATTCCGTGGATGGAAGGGAAGAAAAGAATTTCTGCTTATTAGACAGCGAATTGTCAAGATCCAG GCTCATGTGCGAGGTCACCAAGTGAGAAAGCATTATCGCAAAATAATTTGGTCTGTCGGGATAGTGGAGAAGGTTATATTGCGATGGAGGCGGCGAGGAGCTGGGTTACGCGGGTTTCGGTCTACAGAAGGTGCAACAGACAGCAGCACTAGGAGCAGCAGTGTCGATGTAACCCCAGTTAAACCCGCAGAGGATGATTATAACTTCTTGCAAGAAGGACGGAAGCAAACTGAAGAAAGACTGCAGAGAGCTCTTGCCAGAGTGAAGTCCATGGTTCAGTACCCCGAAGCCCGGGACCAATATCAGAGGATTCTGACTGTCGTAACAAAAATGCAGGAATCCCAG CCTGTGGAAGAAAGTATGCTTGAGGAGTCGACGGAGATGGATGAAGGCTTTTTGATGAGTGAATTCAAAGAGCTCTGGGACGATGACATGCCGCCGTTGCCTGGCTATTTCTAG
- the LOC123093456 gene encoding calmodulin-binding transcription activator 3 isoform X1: protein MAEGRRYGIAPQLDMEQILKEAQTRWLRPTEICEILKNYRNFRIAPEPPNMPASGSLFLFDRKVLRFFRKDGHNWRKKKDGKTVKEAHERLKSGSIDVLHCYYAHGEENINFQRRSYWMLEEDYMHIVLVHYLEVKAGKSSSRTRGHDNMLQGAYVDSPLSHLPSQSTDGESSLSGRASEYEAESADIYSGGAGYHSISRMQQHENGGGSIIDASVVSSYSPASSVGNHQGLRATSPNTGFYSHYQDNSPVIHNESTLGITFNGPSTQFDLSSWNEMTKLNKGIHQLPPYQSHVPSEQPPFTEGPGIESFSFDEVYSNGLDIKDGGHADTDREALWQLPSANDGTTTEFLQLPSAIDGRTTEFQLPSATDSTFATVDSFEQNNKLLEEAINFPVLKTQSSNLSDILKDSFKKSDSFTRWMSKELAEVDDSQVKSSSGLYWNSEDADNIIGASSRDQLDQFTLDPMVAQDQLFSITEYFPSWTYAGSKTRVLVTGRFLTSDEVIKLKWSCMFGEVEVPADILADGTLRCYSPSHKPGRVPFYVTCSNRLACSEVREFEYRPSDSQYMDAPSPHGATNKIYLQARLDELLSLGQDEQDEFQAALSNPTKELIDLNKKITSLMTNNDQWSELLKFADDNQLAPDDRQDQFVESGMKEKLHIWLLRKAGGGGKGPSVLDDEGQGVLHLAAALGYDWAIRPTITAGVSINFRDVHGWTALHWAAFCGRERTVVALIALGAAPGALTDPRPDFPSGRTPADLASFNGHKGISGFLAEFSLTSHLQTLNLKEAMGSNASEVSGLPGIGDVTGRIASPSAGQGLQAGSMGDSLGAVRNAAQAAARIYQVFRVQSFQRKQAVQYEDDNGVISDERAMSLLSYKPSKPGQFDPMHAAATRIQNKFRGWKGRKEFLLIRQRIVKIQAHVRGHQVRKHYRKIIWSVGIVEKVILRWRRRGAGLRGFRSTEGATDSSTRSSSVDVTPVKPAEDDYNFLQEGRKQTEERLQRALARVKSMVQYPEARDQYQRILTVVTKMQESQPVEESMLEESTEMDEGFLMSEFKELWDDDMPPLPGYF, encoded by the exons ATGGCCGAGGGCCGGCGCTACGGGATCGCGCCGCAGCTGG ACATGGAGCAGATACTGAAGGAGGCTCAGACCCGATGGTTACGCCCTACTGAGATTTGCGAAATACTTAAGAATTACAGGAATTTCCGTATAGCTCCAGAGCCGCCAAATATGCCTGCAA GCGGTTCACTTTTCTTGTTTGATCGGAAGGTATTGAGATTTTTTAGGAAGGATGGCCATAATTGGAGGAAGAAAAAGGATGGAAAGACCGTCAAAGAAGCCCATGAAAGATTAAAA TCTGGAAGCATCGATGTGCTTCATTGCTACTATGCTCATGGGGAAGAGAATATAAACTTCCAGAGGAGGAGCTATTGGATGCTGGAAGA GGACTATATGCACATTGTCCTTGTACATTATCTCGAAGTCAAG GCTGGAAAATCAAGTTCTCGTACTAGGGGGCATGATAACATGCTACAAGGGGCCTATGTTGATAGCCCTTTAAGCCACTTGCCTTCACAAAGTACAGACGGTGAAAGCTCACTTAGCGGACGCGCCTCCGAATATGAGGCAGAATCAG CAGATATTTATTCGGGAGGAGCCGGATACCACTCTATCTCTCGGATGCAGCAGCATGAAAATGGAGGTGGATCCATAATTGATGCTTCTGTTGTCAGCTCATACAGTCCTGCATCGTCTGTAG GTAATCATCAAGGATTACGGGCGACATCACCTAATACAGGCTTCTATTCTCATTATCAAGATAACTCACCTGTGATTCATAACGAGTCCACTCTTGGAATTACATTCAATGGGCCCAGTACTCAATTTGATCTGTCATCATGGAATGAAATGACGAAACTGAATAAAGGGATCCATCAATTGCCTCCATACCAGTCTCATGTTCCTTCTGAACAGCCTCCTTTTACAGAAGGCCCTGGAATAGAATCTTTCAGTTTTGATGAAGTATATAGCAATGGGCTGGATATCAAGGATGGTGGTCATGCAGACACTGATAGAGAAGCACTGTGGCAG CTTCCAAGTGCTAATGATGGTACGACTACTGAATTTCTTCAGCTTCCAAGTGCTATTGATGGCAGGACTACTGAATTTCAGCTTCCAAGTGCTACTGATAGTACATTTGCTACAGTGGACAGTTTTGAACAAAACAATAAACTTTTGGAGGAAGCCATTAATTTCCCCGTCCTGAAAACTCAATCATCTAATCTTTCTGATATCCTGAAGGACAGCTTTAAGAAAAGTGATAGTTTTACTAGATGGATGAGCAAAGAACTTGCTGAAGTAGATGATTCCCAAGTTAAGTCCAGTTCTGGATTGTACTGGAACAGTGAAGATGCTGACAATATCATTGGAGCATCGAGCCGTGATCAGTTGGATCAGTTTACTCTGGACCCAATGGTTGCACAAGATCAGCTGTTTAGTATAACTGAATATTTTCCAAGCTGGACATACGCAGGTTCAAAGACTAGG GTTCTTGTTACTGGTAGATTCCTAACTTCTGACGAAGTTATAAAGCTCAAGTGGTCGTGTATGTTTGGAGAAGTCGAAGTTCCAGCAGATATTTTAGCAGACGGAACTCTCAGGTGTTATTCTCCCTCGCACAAACCTGGCAGGGTCCCTTTTTATGTGACTTGCTCCAACAGGTTAGCCTGCAGTGAAGTACGAGAGTTTGAATATCGACCAAGTGATTCTCAATACATGGATGCTCCAAGTCCACATGGTGCTACAAACAAAATATATCTCCAGGCGCGTCTCGATGAATTATTGTCTTTGGGACAAGATGAGCAAGATGAGTTCCAGGCAGCTTTATCTAACCCCACAAAGGAGTTGATTGATTTGAACAAGAAGATAACCTCATTGATGACAAACAATGATCAGTGGTCTGAATTGCTAAAGTTCGCTGATGATAATCAGCTTGCCCCTGATGATAGGCAGGATCAGTTTGTTGAAAGCGGTATGAAAGAAAAGCTGCATATCTGGCTTCTCCGTAAAGCAGGAGGTGGTGGCAAAGGTCCCAGTGTGTTAGATGATGAAGGGCAGGGCGTTCTTCATCTGGCAGCTGCTCTAGGATATGACTGGGCGATAAGGCCAACAATAACTGCTGGTGTAAGCATAAATTTCAGAGATGTTCATGGGTGGACTGCACTTCACTGGGCAGCATTTTGTGGCAG AGAGCGAACAGTTGTTGCTCTTATAGCATTAGGTGCGGCTCCTGGAGCTTTGACGGATCCAAGGCCTGATTTCCCTTCAGGACGCACACCAGCTGATCTTGCGTCGTTCAATGGGCACAAGGGAATTTCTGGTTTCCTGGCAGAGTTTTCTTTAACAAGCCATCTTCAAACCCTCAACCTGAAGGAAGCCATGGGGAGCAATGCATCAGAGGTATCTGGTCTACCTGGTATTGGAGATGTTACCGGAAGAATTGCTTCACCATCGGCAGGTCAAGGTCTTCAGGCTGGATCGATGGGAGATTCACTAGGTGCTGTGCGGAATGCTGCCCAAGCTGCTGCTCGGATATATCAAGTTTTCAGGGTGCAGTCCTTCCAGAGAAAGCAAGCAGTTCAGTATGAGGATGACAATGGTGTGATATCAGATGAACGTGCCATGTCACTCTTGTCTTATAAACCATCTAAACCAGGGCAATTCGATCCCATGCATGCTGCTGCAACTCGAATACAAAACAAATTCCGTGGATGGAAGGGAAGAAAAGAATTTCTGCTTATTAGACAGCGAATTGTCAAGATCCAG GCTCATGTGCGAGGTCACCAAGTGAGAAAGCATTATCGCAAAATAATTTGGTCTGTCGGGATAGTGGAGAAGGTTATATTGCGATGGAGGCGGCGAGGAGCTGGGTTACGCGGGTTTCGGTCTACAGAAGGTGCAACAGACAGCAGCACTAGGAGCAGCAGTGTCGATGTAACCCCAGTTAAACCCGCAGAGGATGATTATAACTTCTTGCAAGAAGGACGGAAGCAAACTGAAGAAAGACTGCAGAGAGCTCTTGCCAGAGTGAAGTCCATGGTTCAGTACCCCGAAGCCCGGGACCAATATCAGAGGATTCTGACTGTCGTAACAAAAATGCAGGAATCCCAG CCTGTGGAAGAAAGTATGCTTGAGGAGTCGACGGAGATGGATGAAGGCTTTTTGATGAGTGAATTCAAAGAGCTCTGGGACGATGACATGCCGCCGTTGCCTGGCTATTTCTAG